The following are encoded together in the Halobaculum limi genome:
- a CDS encoding ABC transporter permease, which translates to MSVASMLRWDSRLQFRYGFYAVYAVVTVLFGLGLSGLPASVRTDTLVMVLFADPGFLGFYFVGALVLFEKNEGVLHALVSSPLSADEYLISKTLSLSFIATLGALVIALFVHGTGFQPVWFLLGLSLTAGLFVLVGFSAVARFDSLNAYFLTAIVYIIPLSLPLLDHFAVVESPLFYLFPTQASLVLIGAAFEATPAWELAYAVGYLAVGIGVAYVLARRAFERHIVRETERKQPAKVKRNGLLADRSLGPVATLAVTDIRNWVRDPLLLYIGLSPFLLGLLARFGIGPVDNAVDFVDLAAYSPELLAAFLFTPAGTLGFAAGFFMLEDREQGVLRALRSTPLTGRGYLAYRGAVFLGLAFCSTLVMVPLVDLGTLPLVPYLAIALVASLHTAVAGLLMASLAANTVEGVGVSKLLGFLIIAPVVAIALVGEPLQFLAGVLPPFWAAKATIAVLDGASLATVGVYLVVGVAVQVALIVILLRLFLRRAD; encoded by the coding sequence ATGTCCGTTGCCTCGATGCTGCGCTGGGACAGCCGGTTGCAGTTCCGCTACGGCTTCTACGCCGTCTACGCCGTCGTGACGGTGCTGTTCGGGCTGGGGCTGAGCGGACTCCCCGCGTCGGTCCGGACAGACACGCTCGTGATGGTGCTGTTCGCCGACCCCGGCTTCCTCGGGTTCTACTTTGTCGGCGCGCTCGTCTTGTTCGAGAAGAACGAGGGGGTACTCCACGCGCTGGTCTCCTCGCCACTGTCGGCCGACGAGTACCTCATCTCAAAGACCCTGTCGCTCTCATTCATCGCGACGCTGGGTGCACTGGTCATCGCACTGTTCGTTCACGGTACAGGATTCCAACCAGTGTGGTTCCTCCTGGGACTGAGCCTGACCGCCGGCCTGTTCGTTCTTGTCGGCTTCTCTGCGGTCGCGCGCTTCGACTCACTGAACGCCTACTTCCTAACTGCTATCGTCTACATCATTCCGCTGTCACTCCCGCTGTTAGATCACTTTGCGGTCGTCGAGAGTCCTCTGTTCTATCTGTTCCCGACACAGGCCTCACTCGTGCTCATCGGCGCGGCGTTCGAGGCGACACCCGCGTGGGAACTCGCCTACGCTGTCGGCTACCTCGCGGTCGGCATCGGAGTCGCGTACGTGCTGGCTCGCCGAGCCTTCGAACGCCACATCGTCCGGGAGACCGAGCGGAAGCAACCTGCCAAGGTGAAGCGGAACGGGCTACTCGCTGACCGTTCGCTCGGCCCTGTCGCCACGCTAGCCGTGACCGACATCCGGAACTGGGTCCGCGATCCATTGCTCCTCTACATCGGCCTCTCGCCGTTTCTGCTCGGGTTACTCGCCCGCTTTGGCATAGGTCCCGTCGACAACGCCGTCGACTTCGTCGACCTCGCGGCCTACTCCCCGGAACTACTCGCCGCCTTTCTGTTCACGCCTGCCGGGACACTCGGCTTCGCGGCCGGATTCTTCATGCTTGAGGACCGTGAGCAGGGCGTTCTCCGAGCACTTCGGTCGACGCCGCTGACCGGTCGCGGCTACCTCGCGTACCGCGGTGCAGTATTCCTCGGTCTCGCGTTCTGTTCGACCCTAGTGATGGTCCCGCTGGTTGATCTCGGGACACTTCCACTCGTCCCGTACCTAGCAATCGCGCTCGTCGCGTCGCTGCACACTGCCGTCGCGGGCCTGCTCATGGCGAGCCTCGCAGCCAACACCGTCGAGGGTGTCGGCGTCAGCAAGCTACTCGGGTTCCTCATTATCGCTCCGGTCGTGGCAATCGCCCTCGTCGGCGAACCCCTTCAGTTCCTCGCCGGTGTCCTGCCGCCGTTCTGGGCGGCGAAGGCCACCATCGCGGTACTCGACGGCGCGTCACTCGCCACGGTTGGAGTGTATCTCGTTGTCGGCGTCGCCGTACAGGTAGCGTTAATAGTCATTCTCCTCCGACTCTTCCTTCGGCGGGCCGACTGA
- a CDS encoding ABC transporter ATP-binding protein, with amino-acid sequence MTMLDAQVTAATAEKTSDDGAAGSPTVVVEDLKFTYPGNDEPTLRGLDFTISPGDVFGFLGPSGAGKSTAQKVLIGLLEDYDGTATVFDREVSDWGGEYYQRVGVSSESPNQYLKLTGRENLELFASLYEGETRDPEELLSMVGLLDAADQRVEAYSKGMRMRLNFVRALLHDPDLLFLDEPTSGLDPTNARNVRDIVRDLQANGTAVFLTTHDMTVADDLCDEVAFIVDGTIPVADAPAELKKRHGAPLVEVEFRRNGALETAQFDLETIGGDTEFERLLAETQVERIHSSEATLEDVFIAVTGRELV; translated from the coding sequence ATGACGATGCTCGACGCACAGGTGACGGCGGCGACAGCAGAGAAGACGAGCGATGACGGGGCGGCGGGATCGCCAACCGTCGTCGTTGAGGACCTCAAGTTCACGTATCCGGGGAACGACGAACCCACGCTGCGAGGGCTGGATTTCACGATATCCCCCGGAGATGTGTTCGGATTCCTCGGGCCGAGTGGGGCAGGCAAGAGTACCGCACAGAAGGTGCTGATCGGACTACTTGAGGACTACGACGGGACCGCGACCGTGTTCGATCGGGAGGTGAGTGACTGGGGTGGCGAGTACTACCAACGGGTCGGCGTCTCCTCGGAGTCTCCGAACCAGTACCTGAAGCTCACCGGCCGCGAGAACCTCGAACTGTTCGCCTCACTATACGAGGGCGAGACGCGCGACCCGGAGGAGCTCCTCTCGATGGTTGGCCTCCTCGACGCCGCAGACCAGCGTGTCGAAGCCTACTCGAAGGGTATGCGGATGCGGTTGAACTTCGTCCGGGCGTTACTCCACGACCCGGATCTGTTGTTCCTCGACGAACCGACCTCCGGGCTGGACCCGACGAACGCCCGGAACGTCCGCGACATCGTCCGCGACCTCCAGGCCAACGGGACGGCAGTATTCCTTACCACACACGATATGACCGTCGCTGACGATCTATGCGACGAGGTGGCGTTCATTGTAGACGGAACGATCCCCGTCGCGGACGCCCCCGCCGAGTTGAAGAAGCGCCACGGTGCGCCGCTCGTCGAAGTTGAGTTCCGCCGTAACGGCGCACTGGAGACTGCACAGTTCGATCTCGAGACCATCGGGGGCGACACCGAGTTCGAGCGATTGCTGGCTGAGACGCAGGTTGAGCGTATCCACTCTAGTGAGGCCACCCTGGAAGACGTCTTCATCGCAGTCACCGGTCGGGAGTTGGTGTAG